One part of the Helicobacter cetorum MIT 99-5656 genome encodes these proteins:
- a CDS encoding Fic family protein has product MNYKELLEFSDYAMDLTIRMAHHSTAIEGNTLTQNETASILIDGVIPKAMSEREYYEVKNFQNFIPTLLKSLQEKQIIDNEYIKYIHSIIMSNLIENCGKFKTIPNVVLGANFEPTAPFKVPMVLKDWCDNLYYQLSSAKNDTQKLEIIMDSHIKFEHIHPFSDGNGRTGRMLIFYSVLEQDLVPFVITKDNKKDYIMAMREENVPMLVDMAKEAQEVERKRAMGFLEKYNNQLHLDNKREQVQPISYLKANPTTKPNPKHLHNNRFINNKNKGGKDDDRFGL; this is encoded by the coding sequence ATGAACTATAAAGAACTACTAGAATTTAGCGACTATGCTATGGATTTAACCATTAGAATGGCACATCATAGCACCGCAATAGAGGGCAATACCTTAACGCAAAATGAAACAGCGAGCATTTTAATTGATGGGGTTATTCCAAAGGCTATGAGTGAAAGAGAATATTATGAAGTTAAAAATTTTCAAAACTTTATCCCCACACTTTTAAAATCTTTACAAGAAAAACAAATTATAGACAATGAATATATCAAGTATATCCATTCAATCATTATGAGCAATCTCATTGAAAACTGCGGAAAATTTAAAACAATTCCCAATGTAGTTTTAGGGGCAAATTTTGAACCAACTGCTCCTTTTAAAGTGCCTATGGTCTTAAAAGATTGGTGTGATAATCTCTATTATCAGCTTAGTAGTGCCAAAAATGACACGCAAAAATTAGAGATTATCATGGATAGTCATATTAAGTTTGAGCATATCCACCCTTTTAGTGATGGCAATGGTAGGACAGGGCGTATGCTAATCTTTTATAGTGTCTTAGAGCAAGATTTAGTGCCTTTTGTGATTACTAAAGATAATAAAAAAGACTACATCATGGCTATGAGAGAAGAAAATGTGCCTATGTTAGTAGATATGGCAAAAGAGGCTCAAGAAGTGGAAAGAAAAAGAGCTATGGGGTTTTTAGAAAAATACAACAATCAATTACACCTTGATAACAAAAGAGAGCAAGTCCAACCTATCTCTTATCTAAAAGCAAACCCCACCACCAAGCCTAACCCCAAACACCTCCATAACAACCGATTTATAAACAATAAAAACAAAGGGGGCAAAGATGATGATAGGTTTGGTTTGTAA
- a CDS encoding type II toxin-antitoxin system PemK/MazF family toxin, producing the protein MQNLYNNKTEQVALLHQIRTFDTRRSQGKIANVQNETLEIIKDKIKSEIL; encoded by the coding sequence ATACAAAACCTTTATAACAACAAAACCGAACAAGTTGCCTTACTCCATCAAATAAGAACTTTTGATACAAGACGCAGTCAAGGTAAAATTGCTAATGTTCAAAATGAAACTTTGGAGATTATTAAGGATAAGATTAAAAGCGAGATTTTGTAA
- the msrB gene encoding peptide-methionine (R)-S-oxide reductase MsrB, which translates to MKTLQYLKILYFSLLVGAIMQAGESMGIKHQKADERVIYLAGGCFWGLEAYMERIYGVIDASVGYANGKTKSTSYEKLHQTDHAESVKVVYDTKKISLDKLLRYYFKVIDPVSINKQGNDVGRQYRTGIYYVNNGDKKVIDNALEELQKKVKGKIAVEVEPLKNYVRAEEYHQDYLKKNPNGYCHIDLKKADEVIVDSDKYTKPSDEVLRKKLTELQYEVTQNKRTERAFENEYYNKEEEGIYVDITTGEPLFSSADKYDSGCGWPSFSKPINKEVVKYENDESFNTKRIEVLSRIGKAHLGHVFNDGPKELGGLRYCINSASLRFIPLRDMEKEGYVEFIPYIKKGELKKYIKDKKSH; encoded by the coding sequence ATGAAAACATTACAATACTTGAAGATTCTTTATTTTTCTTTGTTGGTAGGGGCTATTATGCAAGCTGGTGAGAGTATGGGAATTAAACATCAAAAGGCAGATGAAAGGGTTATTTATCTAGCTGGGGGGTGCTTTTGGGGGCTGGAAGCATATATGGAGAGAATCTATGGTGTCATAGATGCAAGTGTAGGTTATGCTAATGGTAAGACTAAAAGCACGAGCTATGAGAAATTACATCAGACTGATCATGCTGAGAGCGTTAAGGTTGTTTATGATACTAAAAAAATCAGTTTAGACAAATTGCTACGCTATTATTTTAAGGTGATTGACCCAGTGAGCATAAACAAACAGGGTAATGATGTAGGTAGGCAGTATCGCACGGGTATTTACTATGTGAATAATGGGGATAAAAAAGTGATAGACAATGCTTTAGAAGAACTGCAAAAGAAAGTGAAAGGAAAAATCGCTGTTGAAGTGGAGCCTTTGAAAAATTATGTGAGAGCTGAAGAATACCATCAAGATTATTTGAAGAAAAATCCTAATGGCTATTGCCATATTGATTTAAAAAAGGCTGATGAAGTGATTGTGGATAGTGATAAATACACTAAACCAAGCGATGAAGTTTTAAGAAAAAAGCTTACAGAACTTCAATATGAGGTTACCCAAAACAAACGCACAGAAAGAGCCTTTGAGAATGAGTATTATAATAAGGAAGAAGAGGGTATTTATGTGGATATTACCACTGGTGAGCCGTTATTTTCTTCAGCGGATAAATACGATTCAGGTTGTGGGTGGCCAAGCTTTTCTAAGCCTATCAATAAAGAAGTGGTGAAATACGAAAATGATGAGAGTTTTAACACGAAACGCATTGAAGTATTAAGCCGCATTGGTAAGGCACATTTAGGGCATGTGTTTAATGATGGGCCAAAAGAGTTAGGGGGGTTGAGATATTGTATCAATAGTGCATCTTTAAGGTTTATCCCCTTAAGAGATATGGAGAAAGAAGGTTATGTAGAGTTTATTCCCTATATCAAAAAGGGCGAATTAAAGAAATACATTAAGGATAAAAAGTCTCATTAG
- a CDS encoding plasmid mobilization protein has product MSIQTNKQVIKSLRLSKEQWQTIQTQMQEKNLNFSQLVLNSLLTQNSQTPTKSKKQKAIANKELIIELAKWGNNLNQIAKHLNTNKGAWDRLGLEQLIEISNQLEQLRIKYVS; this is encoded by the coding sequence GTGAGTATCCAAACAAATAAACAAGTCATTAAAAGTCTTAGATTATCTAAAGAGCAATGGCAAACTATCCAAACTCAAATGCAAGAAAAAAATTTAAACTTCTCACAATTAGTTTTAAACTCTCTTTTAACTCAAAACTCACAAACTCCAACAAAATCTAAAAAGCAAAAAGCTATCGCTAATAAAGAGCTAATCATTGAATTAGCTAAGTGGGGAAATAATTTAAATCAAATTGCTAAACATCTCAACACTAATAAGGGGGCATGGGATAGATTAGGTTTAGAGCAACTAATAGAAATCAGTAATCAATTAGAACAACTAAGAATTAAATATGTTAGTTAA
- a CDS encoding RNA-guided endonuclease InsQ/TnpB family protein — protein sequence MKVNKGFKFRLYPTKEQQTKLQHSFFVYNQAYNICLNLQQEQYEKNKDLPTKQRKWQKSSELDSAIKHHLKARNLSFSSVVAQQSRMNAERALRDAFKVKNRGFPKFKNSKFAKQSFTWNNQGFSIKDFNERFKMFNLMKMPLKMRMHRDLPLNAKIKQIVVSCSHQKYFVSFSIEYEKELNTIKEPRNCVGVDLNIYDIALSVDLKEYEKLTDLEQYQKDMKELGLKVDENINLKRLIPTYSKLHSFKKYSKEFKRLQRKQSRRVLKSKQNKIKLGGNFYKTQKKLNKAFDKSSYQKLDRYHKITSELSKQFELIVVEDLQIKNMTKRAKLKNVKQKSGLNKSILNTSFYQIISFLDYKQQHNGKLLVKAPPQYTSKTCHSCGQINHELKLNHREYLCQNCGYIEHRDINAASNILSKGLSLLGLGNSLADFKEQSLSY from the coding sequence ATGAAAGTAAATAAGGGCTTTAAATTTCGTTTGTATCCTACCAAAGAGCAACAGACCAAATTACAACACTCTTTTTTTGTCTATAACCAAGCCTATAACATTTGCTTAAATCTACAACAAGAGCAATACGAAAAAAACAAAGATTTACCCACTAAACAAAGAAAATGGCAAAAATCAAGCGAATTAGATAGTGCGATTAAGCACCATTTAAAAGCTAGGAATTTAAGTTTTAGTAGTGTAGTCGCTCAACAATCACGCATGAATGCAGAAAGAGCCTTAAGAGATGCCTTTAAAGTCAAAAATAGGGGCTTTCCTAAATTTAAAAACTCTAAATTTGCTAAACAAAGTTTTACTTGGAATAATCAAGGCTTTTCTATCAAAGACTTTAACGAACGCTTTAAGATGTTTAACTTAATGAAAATGCCCTTAAAAATGCGTATGCATAGAGACTTACCCCTTAATGCTAAGATTAAACAAATCGTAGTCTCTTGCTCTCATCAAAAATATTTTGTTAGTTTTAGCATAGAATACGAAAAAGAGCTTAACACTATTAAAGAGCCTAGAAATTGTGTCGGTGTGGACTTAAATATCTATGATATAGCTTTAAGCGTTGATTTAAAAGAATATGAAAAACTAACCGACCTAGAACAATACCAAAAAGACATGAAAGAACTAGGTTTAAAAGTAGATGAAAATATCAATCTAAAACGACTTATTCCTACTTATTCTAAACTACATTCTTTTAAAAAATACTCTAAAGAATTTAAAAGACTACAAAGAAAACAAAGCCGTAGGGTTTTAAAATCTAAACAAAATAAAATCAAACTAGGAGGTAATTTTTACAAAACTCAAAAAAAATTAAACAAAGCCTTTGATAAATCAAGCTATCAAAAACTAGACAGATACCATAAAATCACAAGCGAACTTTCAAAGCAATTTGAATTGATAGTAGTTGAAGACTTACAAATTAAGAACATGACCAAAAGAGCCAAACTCAAAAATGTTAAACAAAAGAGTGGGCTTAATAAGTCTATACTAAATACTTCATTCTATCAAATCATCTCTTTTTTAGACTACAAACAACAGCATAATGGCAAATTGTTAGTGAAAGCTCCCCCACAATATACGAGTAAAACTTGTCATAGTTGTGGGCAAATCAACCACGAGCTTAAATTAAATCATAGAGAATATCTGTGTCAAAATTGCGGATATATAGAGCATAGAGATATAAACGCCGCAAGTAATATTTTAAGCAAAGGGTTAAGTCTTCTTGGGTTAGGAAATAGCCTTGCAGACTTTAAAGAGCAAAGCCTTTCGTATTAG
- the tnpA gene encoding IS200/IS605 family transposase — translation MKQIDNIRHGRHCVFLMHVHLVFVTKYRRKAFNKEVIDFLGSVFAKVCKDFESELVEFDGESDHVHLLINYPPKVSVSRLVNSLKGVSSRLVRQQNFKNVKATLWGNHLWSPSYFAGSCGGAPLEIIKQYIQEQETPH, via the coding sequence ATGAAACAAATTGATAATATTAGACATGGCAGACATTGTGTTTTTTTAATGCATGTGCATTTAGTATTTGTAACTAAATATAGGCGTAAAGCATTCAACAAAGAAGTTATAGACTTTTTAGGTTCTGTATTTGCTAAGGTATGCAAAGACTTTGAAAGCGAGTTAGTAGAATTTGATGGGGAAAGCGACCATGTGCATTTACTTATCAATTATCCACCAAAAGTTAGTGTTAGTAGGTTAGTTAATTCTTTAAAGGGTGTTAGTAGTCGTTTGGTTAGACAACAAAATTTTAAAAATGTTAAAGCTACTTTGTGGGGCAATCATTTATGGTCGCCTAGTTATTTTGCTGGAAGCTGTGGGGGTGCTCCTTTAGAAATCATTAAGCAATATATCCAAGAGCAAGAAACACCACATTAG